In Rhabdothermincola sediminis, a single genomic region encodes these proteins:
- a CDS encoding glycosyltransferase family 4 protein: MSGAPRILFIGSDLHGVGGIQRYSSWMIDALDRVGPCEIVDLELEPTGGTPRSKGRAAARALATWRRIRPQVVVLGHLSFAPLALPQRLRGRPAVAVAYGIEVWGASSPVARGTWRALSEVWPISSFTATELRRIEPGARVGPVLGGGLDDSFFTGRRLEREGSRLRIVVVARLDDLAYKGIDTCIEATERAAASIDVELRLIGDGPARRQLDALVQQRGLTSIVRCLGPLDDDALRREYAEAGVVVSVSRFRRGDPPQGEGLGIVALEAGAAGVPAIVSSVGGAVDTVIDGTTGLLVPAGDADALTRALVELGRDPTRRARMGRAARAFVHEVHGRDAFRARVREAVHGVVG; encoded by the coding sequence GTGAGCGGGGCGCCCCGCATCCTCTTCATCGGCTCCGACCTGCACGGGGTCGGGGGCATCCAGCGGTACTCGAGCTGGATGATCGATGCGCTCGATCGGGTCGGACCGTGCGAGATCGTGGATCTCGAGCTGGAGCCGACCGGGGGGACGCCGAGGTCGAAGGGGAGGGCGGCCGCCCGGGCGCTCGCCACGTGGCGCCGGATCCGGCCGCAGGTCGTGGTGCTCGGCCACCTCTCGTTCGCTCCCCTGGCGTTGCCCCAGCGGCTTCGCGGCCGGCCGGCGGTCGCCGTCGCGTACGGGATCGAGGTGTGGGGGGCATCGTCGCCGGTCGCCCGCGGCACGTGGCGGGCACTCAGCGAGGTGTGGCCGATCTCGTCGTTCACCGCCACGGAGCTGCGTCGGATCGAGCCTGGTGCCCGGGTGGGGCCGGTGCTCGGCGGAGGGCTCGACGACTCGTTCTTCACCGGCCGGCGCCTCGAGCGGGAGGGCTCGCGCCTGCGGATCGTCGTCGTGGCCCGCCTCGACGACCTGGCCTACAAGGGCATCGACACCTGCATCGAGGCCACCGAGCGGGCCGCAGCCAGCATCGACGTCGAGCTGCGGCTGATCGGTGACGGTCCGGCACGCCGCCAGCTCGACGCCCTCGTGCAGCAGCGGGGTCTCACCTCGATCGTGCGCTGCCTGGGGCCACTCGACGACGATGCCCTGCGCCGCGAGTACGCGGAGGCCGGAGTGGTCGTGAGCGTCAGCCGGTTCCGTCGCGGCGACCCGCCGCAGGGGGAGGGCTTGGGCATCGTGGCGCTGGAGGCCGGGGCCGCGGGGGTCCCGGCGATCGTCTCCTCCGTGGGAGGGGCGGTCGACACCGTCATCGACGGCACGACTGGGCTGCTGGTCCCGGCTGGTGACGCCGATGCCCTCACCCGGGCCCTCGTCGAGCTGGGTCGGGACCCGACTCGGCGGGCGAGGATGGGCCGGGCGGCGCGAGCCTTCGTGCACGAGGTGCACGGGCGGGATGCGTTCCGAGCCCGGGTCCGCGAGGCGGTGCACGGGGTGGTGGGCTAA